A section of the Elizabethkingia anophelis R26 genome encodes:
- a CDS encoding FAD-dependent monooxygenase, which translates to MDIAIIGAGIGGLTTALALKRRNIPFKVYEAAEELKPVGTGIILGINAMQVYHQLQIENKILAAGKKVDSINVTDFKLSPITETLLLPFEQKFGHKSIAIHRAELHHILTDEVGKENIVLNNRLSNAVKIDNKHYQLSFENGNKANHTFIIGADGINSKIRKIFFPDTQLRDAHQICFRGVTRFNLPPIYKNELIEGWGQGKRFGFVEISEGNVYWYFLVNQNLYQKHNDLNIYLQDAPEFVREMILNTSKEKWFTANLQDLKPITEWQKDRVILLGDAAHATTPNMGQGACQAIEDAYVLFRLLEKYNPEQAFESYPSIRIEKAHHIVNTSWKIGKTSQLENRLLMGIRNLMLRKTPQSTQTKNFERLFTLNHVN; encoded by the coding sequence ATGGATATCGCTATTATAGGAGCAGGAATTGGTGGACTAACAACCGCTTTAGCTCTAAAAAGAAGAAATATACCGTTTAAAGTTTATGAAGCTGCTGAAGAATTAAAACCTGTTGGAACAGGGATTATTCTGGGCATTAATGCCATGCAGGTATACCATCAGTTGCAGATAGAAAATAAGATATTGGCTGCCGGAAAGAAAGTAGACAGTATTAATGTAACCGATTTTAAATTATCTCCAATCACTGAAACCCTATTACTACCCTTCGAGCAAAAATTTGGTCACAAAAGTATTGCCATACATCGTGCCGAATTGCATCACATTCTGACAGACGAAGTAGGCAAAGAAAATATAGTTTTAAACAACAGACTTTCTAATGCTGTAAAAATTGATAATAAACACTATCAGCTAAGCTTTGAAAACGGAAATAAAGCAAATCATACTTTTATAATCGGAGCCGATGGCATTAATTCCAAAATCAGAAAAATATTTTTTCCGGATACTCAACTGAGAGATGCACATCAGATTTGTTTCCGGGGTGTTACCCGTTTTAATTTACCACCGATATATAAGAATGAGCTAATAGAGGGATGGGGACAAGGAAAAAGATTTGGTTTTGTCGAAATTTCAGAAGGCAATGTTTATTGGTATTTTCTGGTTAATCAGAATCTTTATCAAAAGCATAATGACCTAAATATTTATCTTCAGGATGCGCCGGAATTTGTAAGAGAAATGATTCTAAATACATCAAAAGAGAAATGGTTTACCGCTAATTTACAGGATCTGAAACCCATTACGGAATGGCAGAAAGACCGGGTAATATTACTGGGTGATGCAGCCCATGCTACTACGCCGAATATGGGACAAGGTGCCTGCCAGGCAATAGAGGACGCTTATGTTTTATTCAGATTATTGGAAAAGTACAATCCGGAGCAGGCTTTCGAAAGCTACCCTTCTATAAGAATAGAAAAAGCCCACCATATTGTAAATACCAGCTGGAAAATCGGAAAAACCTCACAATTAGAAAATCGGCTTCTGATGGGAATAAGAAATTTAATGCTGCGCAAAACACCGCAATCCACACAGACTAAAAATTTCGAACGTTTATTTACCTTAAATCATGTTAATTAA
- a CDS encoding YpdA family putative bacillithiol disulfide reductase, with product MNIYDLVIIGGGPIGLACALEAEKKKLSYVILEKGTIANSLYHYPLYMRFFSSADRLEIDGVPFITTAPKPGRQEALEYYQGITRQRNINIRLYEKVTDVVKEGVLFKVTSSKSEYIASNVILATGFYDIPNRIHVKGEELSKVKHYYSEPYPYARQKVVVVGASNSSVDAALEIYRKGGDVTMIVRGPEIGRRVKYWVRPDIENRIAEGSIKAYFNAELTEIKEGSVIFRDGDGNIREIENDFVLALTGYLPDFEFLGKAGVLLEGESLVPHHNDHTMETNVPGLYLGGVVCGGKNTHLWFIENSRVHAQIIMNAIVAKKLGVA from the coding sequence ATGAATATTTATGACCTTGTAATTATTGGTGGTGGCCCTATAGGATTGGCCTGTGCATTGGAAGCAGAGAAAAAGAAACTTTCCTATGTTATTCTGGAAAAGGGAACAATAGCCAACAGTCTTTATCATTACCCGTTGTATATGCGTTTCTTTTCGTCGGCAGACAGGCTGGAAATAGACGGAGTTCCGTTTATTACCACAGCTCCGAAACCTGGAAGACAGGAAGCTCTGGAATATTATCAGGGAATTACAAGACAAAGAAATATCAATATCCGTCTTTATGAAAAAGTAACAGATGTAGTAAAAGAAGGTGTATTATTTAAGGTCACTTCTTCCAAATCTGAATATATAGCAAGCAATGTTATTCTGGCAACGGGCTTTTATGATATACCTAACCGAATCCATGTGAAAGGAGAGGAACTATCTAAGGTGAAACACTATTATTCCGAGCCTTACCCTTATGCAAGACAAAAAGTTGTCGTGGTAGGAGCAAGCAATTCTTCTGTTGATGCTGCATTAGAAATTTACCGCAAGGGCGGAGATGTTACGATGATTGTCAGAGGTCCGGAAATCGGAAGGAGAGTAAAATACTGGGTACGCCCTGATATTGAAAACCGAATTGCTGAAGGCAGTATTAAAGCTTATTTTAATGCTGAGCTAACCGAAATTAAAGAGGGAAGTGTAATCTTCAGAGATGGAGATGGTAATATTCGCGAAATCGAAAATGATTTTGTACTGGCTTTAACGGGTTACTTACCGGATTTTGAATTCCTTGGTAAGGCGGGCGTTTTATTAGAAGGAGAAAGCCTGGTTCCGCATCATAATGATCATACAATGGAAACCAATGTACCAGGGCTTTATCTGGGAGGTGTAGTTTGTGGTGGGAAAAATACCCATTTGTGGTTTATAGAAAATTCCAGAGTTCATGCCCAGATTATAATGAATGCTATTGTCGCTAAGAAGTTAGGTGTTGCCTGA
- a CDS encoding chaperone modulator CbpM: MEERISREELIKLYNIEMSFLESLEDSGLLHLQIENEVKYVSYTDLPALERFTNWHYDLDVNLPGIEIISNLLQKIETMQQERKKMIEEFHFRGIVWEDIEL; the protein is encoded by the coding sequence ATGGAAGAGAGAATTTCACGCGAAGAACTGATTAAGCTTTACAATATAGAAATGTCATTTTTAGAATCTTTAGAAGATTCAGGTCTACTGCATCTTCAGATAGAAAATGAGGTTAAATATGTTTCATATACCGATCTTCCTGCTTTGGAACGCTTTACCAACTGGCACTATGATTTGGATGTTAATCTGCCGGGGATAGAGATTATCAGTAATCTGCTTCAGAAAATAGAAACAATGCAGCAGGAACGAAAAAAAATGATTGAAGAGTTCCATTTCAGAGGAATTGTATGGGAAGATATTGAATTGTAA
- a CDS encoding DnaJ C-terminal domain-containing protein — MAFIDYYKTLGVNKNATQDEIKKAYRKLARKMHPDLNPDDKEAHHKFQELNEANEVLSDPEKRAKYDKYGEHWKNGEEYEKYEKVRQQQQNSQRSYSSGGFSGADFGDGEDFSDFFQSMFGGGGGGFSSSSRGRSSGKFKGQDLHAELQLSLHEAAETHQRTLDVNSKKVRITIPAGVYDGQQIKLKGYGMEGHNGGPSGDLYITFIIPEDSHLKRSGDDLKTTVNIDMYTALLGGDVEVKTLNGSVKLKVKPETANASTVRLKGKGFPVYKKEGQSGDLYVTFNVQLPKNLTDKQKELLKEMQKS, encoded by the coding sequence ATGGCGTTTATTGATTATTATAAAACTCTGGGAGTCAATAAAAATGCGACCCAGGATGAAATAAAAAAAGCTTACCGGAAACTTGCCAGAAAAATGCATCCGGATCTCAATCCGGATGATAAAGAGGCGCATCATAAATTTCAGGAACTGAATGAAGCCAATGAAGTGCTGAGTGACCCTGAGAAACGGGCAAAGTATGACAAGTATGGTGAGCACTGGAAAAATGGTGAGGAATATGAGAAGTACGAAAAAGTCAGACAACAACAGCAAAATTCACAAAGAAGTTACTCGTCAGGAGGTTTTTCCGGGGCTGACTTTGGTGATGGAGAAGATTTCTCGGATTTCTTCCAGTCCATGTTTGGAGGTGGCGGAGGTGGATTTAGTTCATCATCCAGAGGAAGAAGCTCAGGTAAATTCAAAGGTCAGGATCTGCATGCAGAATTACAGCTTTCTTTACATGAAGCAGCCGAAACACACCAGCGTACACTGGATGTAAATAGTAAGAAAGTAAGAATTACAATTCCGGCAGGAGTCTATGACGGTCAGCAGATAAAACTGAAAGGCTATGGAATGGAAGGTCATAATGGCGGACCAAGCGGAGATCTGTATATTACATTTATTATTCCTGAAGATAGTCATCTTAAACGTTCGGGTGATGATCTGAAAACAACTGTCAATATTGATATGTATACTGCTTTACTAGGGGGAGATGTTGAGGTGAAAACCTTAAACGGAAGTGTAAAACTGAAAGTAAAACCGGAAACGGCCAATGCTTCAACAGTAAGGCTGAAAGGAAAGGGTTTCCCTGTGTATAAAAAGGAAGGACAGTCCGGAGATTTGTATGTTACTTTCAATGTACAGTTACCAAAGAATCTTACAGACAAACAAAAAGAATTACTAAAAGAAATGCAAAAATCTTAA
- a CDS encoding dicarboxylate/amino acid:cation symporter, with protein sequence MTTTQHSFWQSYSNIILLLIGITVGSIIGIFFPNVVNYLKPVGDIFLNLLFVTVIPLVFFAIVTSVSAIEQKGKLGKILFAMMFTFLCFVIIAAIFSIGAVYLFPTARPSTNAAVTIAENITSTETWSDRIVRFFTVGEFYMLLSRQNMLAMLIFSFLLGIAIRKSAPEKTDTFRKFMAGGNEVMKELLILIMKAAPIGLGAYIAYQVGTLGPQLFGFYAKPLGVYYGAGIVYFFVFFTLYAFVANGTKGIKLFWKNNIVPSFTAISTCSSLATMPANLDAARKIGIPDSVANVVIPIGTTIHKNGSSISSIVKIYVAFLLLGWDFFDFNNLVIALGITVFVSVVAGGIPNGGYIGEMLMISAYNLPQEAIPAVIIIGTLVDPLATILNSTGDTVAAMVVTRLVGEKFNPPVEE encoded by the coding sequence ATGACAACAACTCAACACTCTTTCTGGCAGAGTTATTCCAATATTATTCTCCTTCTGATAGGTATTACTGTTGGCAGTATAATCGGTATTTTTTTTCCAAATGTTGTAAACTATCTTAAACCTGTCGGAGATATTTTTCTTAATCTGCTTTTCGTTACCGTTATTCCTTTGGTATTCTTTGCCATTGTAACTTCGGTTTCGGCTATTGAGCAAAAAGGCAAACTGGGGAAGATACTTTTTGCCATGATGTTTACTTTTCTGTGTTTTGTCATTATTGCTGCTATTTTCAGTATCGGAGCTGTATATCTTTTCCCTACTGCAAGACCTTCAACCAATGCAGCTGTAACAATTGCAGAAAACATTACCAGTACCGAAACATGGAGTGACCGAATTGTACGTTTCTTTACTGTTGGAGAATTTTATATGCTTCTTTCCCGGCAGAACATGCTGGCTATGCTGATATTTTCTTTCCTTTTGGGTATTGCTATCCGTAAATCTGCACCTGAAAAAACAGATACTTTCCGCAAGTTTATGGCAGGTGGAAACGAAGTAATGAAGGAATTATTAATATTAATTATGAAAGCCGCACCTATAGGACTTGGTGCTTACATCGCATACCAGGTCGGTACATTAGGACCTCAGCTTTTTGGATTCTATGCAAAACCTTTGGGTGTTTATTATGGAGCCGGAATCGTTTACTTCTTTGTATTTTTCACTTTGTATGCTTTTGTAGCTAACGGAACCAAAGGCATTAAACTTTTCTGGAAGAATAATATTGTACCTTCATTTACAGCCATCAGTACCTGCAGTAGTCTGGCAACTATGCCGGCTAATCTGGACGCTGCCAGAAAAATTGGGATCCCTGATTCGGTTGCTAATGTTGTAATCCCTATAGGTACAACCATTCATAAAAACGGATCATCCATTTCTTCTATTGTAAAAATATATGTAGCTTTTCTCTTATTAGGATGGGACTTCTTCGATTTCAACAATCTGGTTATAGCTTTAGGAATCACAGTCTTTGTAAGCGTTGTTGCGGGAGGTATCCCCAACGGAGGCTATATTGGCGAAATGCTGATGATATCCGCTTATAATCTTCCACAAGAAGCTATTCCGGCGGTTATTATTATTGGTACACTGGTAGATCCATTGGCTACAATACTTAATTCAACTGGAGATACTGTAGCAGCAATGGTCGTTACGCGACTGGTGGGAGAAAAATTTAATCCGCCAGTTGAAGAATAG
- a CDS encoding GNAT family N-acetyltransferase, whose amino-acid sequence MFPILVTNRLLLNQLEDTDAENVLFLRSNEEVIRYIKREPDQNIQQAYDYIRLTRDRYENKSAINWAIRKKENPELIGGICLWKISADRKTAEIGYDLKPLYHGKGIMSEALVAVIEYGFSTLGLGKIEAFTSRYNEASKSLLLKHNFILNSERTDEDNLDNLIFELRNPILQLAD is encoded by the coding sequence ATGTTTCCAATATTAGTTACCAACAGGTTATTGCTAAATCAGCTTGAAGACACAGATGCAGAAAACGTATTATTTCTTCGGTCTAATGAAGAAGTAATACGCTATATCAAAAGAGAGCCCGATCAGAATATTCAGCAGGCCTATGATTATATCCGGTTGACCAGAGATAGATATGAAAATAAAAGTGCAATAAACTGGGCTATTCGTAAAAAAGAAAATCCTGAGTTAATCGGAGGCATATGTCTGTGGAAAATATCCGCAGATCGTAAGACAGCAGAGATAGGCTATGATTTAAAGCCTCTTTACCATGGAAAAGGAATAATGTCAGAAGCTTTGGTTGCAGTAATTGAATATGGTTTTTCAACACTTGGTCTGGGTAAGATCGAAGCTTTTACAAGCCGATACAATGAGGCTTCTAAAAGTTTATTGTTAAAACATAATTTTATACTGAATTCTGAGCGTACTGATGAGGACAATCTGGATAATCTTATTTTTGAACTCAGGAATCCTATTCTTCAACTGGCGGATTAA
- a CDS encoding M28 family peptidase has protein sequence MNMYKKITLSALVISAQFWSAQQTSQEKLNPVVQNIVNEANNNSQLENLAFELLDVIGPRLVGSPAMKQANDWAVEKYKSWGIDAQNQQFGEWASWQRGITQVEMTSPRVKSLESMQLAWSPATKKAIDAEVVILPKVNNPSEFAEWLKGIKGKFVLMAQYQRSGRPDYQIKEFATPELYEKFKAQRDKDAEDFRTLIKNTGYDNNTLPEALEKAGAAGIAISNWTGIMGANRIFGAKTKNIPMIDIAVEDYGMLYRLALNGKKPTIKVNAQSKNLGTAKSFNTIARIEGKEKPNEYVILSAHFDSWDGAQGATDNGTGTITMMEAARILKKYYPNNKRTIIIGHWGSEEQGLNGSRAFVLDNPEIIKNTQVAFNQDNGTGRVVNIQGQGFVDSYDYLTRWMTALPKNVGKHIETSFPGMPGGGGSDHASFVAAGVPGISLSSLNWGYFGYTWHTNRDTYDKIMFDEVKNNVIAAAVMAYMASEEPELVSRQKRTMPAGQTWPEVKEPKRKGTN, from the coding sequence ATGAATATGTACAAAAAAATTACGCTTTCTGCGTTAGTTATTTCGGCGCAATTCTGGTCGGCCCAGCAAACTTCACAGGAAAAGTTAAATCCTGTAGTTCAAAACATTGTAAATGAAGCTAATAATAATTCCCAGCTAGAGAATCTGGCTTTTGAATTATTAGATGTGATTGGTCCACGTTTGGTAGGCTCGCCTGCAATGAAGCAAGCTAACGATTGGGCTGTAGAAAAATATAAAAGCTGGGGAATCGATGCACAAAACCAACAGTTTGGCGAATGGGCTTCCTGGCAAAGAGGAATTACACAGGTAGAAATGACTTCACCGCGTGTAAAAAGTCTGGAATCTATGCAGTTGGCATGGTCTCCTGCTACCAAAAAAGCAATAGATGCTGAGGTGGTAATACTTCCTAAAGTGAATAATCCTTCCGAATTTGCGGAATGGTTAAAAGGAATTAAGGGTAAATTTGTATTAATGGCACAATATCAGAGATCTGGCCGCCCTGACTATCAAATAAAAGAATTTGCTACTCCGGAATTGTATGAGAAGTTTAAAGCACAAAGAGATAAAGATGCTGAAGATTTCAGAACCTTAATTAAAAATACAGGCTATGATAACAATACCCTTCCTGAAGCTTTAGAAAAAGCGGGTGCAGCTGGTATTGCTATTTCTAACTGGACTGGTATTATGGGAGCGAACAGAATTTTTGGAGCAAAAACCAAAAACATTCCAATGATAGATATTGCTGTAGAAGATTACGGAATGCTTTATCGTCTTGCTTTGAATGGTAAAAAACCAACCATCAAAGTAAATGCACAATCTAAAAACCTGGGAACAGCTAAGTCTTTCAATACCATTGCAAGAATTGAAGGAAAAGAAAAACCAAACGAATATGTAATACTTTCTGCTCACTTCGATTCGTGGGACGGAGCACAGGGGGCTACAGACAACGGAACAGGTACTATTACCATGATGGAGGCTGCAAGAATCCTTAAAAAATACTACCCTAACAACAAAAGAACTATTATTATAGGACATTGGGGAAGTGAAGAACAAGGACTAAACGGTTCCAGAGCATTTGTATTGGATAATCCTGAAATTATCAAAAATACACAGGTAGCATTTAATCAGGATAACGGAACAGGCCGTGTTGTTAATATTCAGGGACAAGGTTTTGTAGATTCTTATGATTACCTTACGCGTTGGATGACAGCTCTTCCTAAAAATGTGGGTAAACATATTGAAACTTCGTTTCCGGGAATGCCTGGTGGCGGTGGATCTGATCATGCATCTTTTGTAGCAGCTGGTGTACCGGGGATTTCATTAAGTTCTCTTAACTGGGGTTACTTTGGCTATACATGGCATACCAATAGAGATACTTATGACAAAATTATGTTTGATGAGGTAAAGAACAACGTTATTGCAGCTGCAGTTATGGCTTATATGGCTTCGGAAGAACCTGAGCTGGTAAGCAGACAGAAACGTACTATGCCTGCAGGACAAACCTGGCCTGAGGTAAAGGAACCTAAACGTAAAGGAACCAACTAA
- a CDS encoding DUF779 domain-containing protein, with product MISRLDITAKALSVVNELEEKYGALMFYQAGGCCEGTQPQCFEKGGFFPRMNDVLLGHIKEYEFWVDRDLFEYWQYSHFTLDVLDGFGPGGFSLETPLGKTFKIHYRLFTPEELENLEPVKRNDD from the coding sequence ATGATTTCCAGACTGGATATAACAGCTAAAGCATTGTCGGTAGTAAATGAGTTAGAAGAAAAATATGGTGCGTTAATGTTTTACCAGGCCGGAGGATGTTGTGAAGGAACTCAGCCTCAGTGTTTTGAAAAAGGAGGTTTTTTTCCGAGGATGAATGATGTTTTGTTGGGTCATATCAAAGAATATGAATTCTGGGTAGACAGAGATTTATTTGAATATTGGCAGTATTCACATTTTACGCTAGATGTTCTGGACGGCTTTGGCCCGGGAGGATTTTCTCTGGAAACACCATTGGGGAAAACTTTTAAAATACATTATAGGTTATTTACTCCTGAAGAACTGGAAAATCTGGAACCCGTAAAAAGAAATGATGATTAG
- the adhP gene encoding alcohol dehydrogenase AdhP, with translation MIPKTMKAAVVQGYGEPLKIQEVPVREPGRYEVLVKVMACGVCHTDLHAVDGDWPAKPKMPLIPGHEGVGIVVACGPDAMVKEGDAVGVPWLYSACGCCDYCITGWETLCEAQQNGGYSVDGGFAEYVIADSRYVGHLKSNVNFLEIAPILCAGVTVYKGLKETETKPGEWVAISGIGGLGHVAVQYAKAMGMHVAAIDVADDKLELAKKLGADLTVNAKTTDPGTYLHKEVGGMHGALITAVSPIAFKQGIDVLRRKGTIALNGLPPGSFELPIFETVLKRITVRGSIVGTRKDLQEALDFANEGLVKATVTSAKLEDINDVFDKMKKGQIDGRIVLDIAGNQN, from the coding sequence ATGATTCCAAAAACAATGAAAGCAGCGGTTGTCCAGGGTTATGGAGAACCATTAAAGATTCAGGAAGTACCGGTAAGAGAACCTGGCCGTTATGAAGTATTGGTAAAAGTAATGGCGTGCGGAGTCTGTCATACCGATTTACATGCTGTAGACGGAGACTGGCCGGCTAAACCCAAAATGCCGTTGATTCCGGGACATGAAGGTGTTGGCATCGTAGTTGCTTGTGGTCCGGATGCTATGGTAAAAGAAGGTGATGCTGTCGGAGTTCCTTGGTTATATAGTGCCTGTGGATGCTGTGATTATTGTATAACAGGCTGGGAAACGCTTTGTGAAGCCCAACAGAATGGAGGATATAGTGTAGATGGAGGATTTGCTGAATATGTAATTGCAGATTCCCGATATGTGGGACATCTGAAATCTAATGTCAATTTTCTAGAGATTGCGCCAATTTTGTGTGCAGGTGTTACTGTCTATAAAGGATTAAAAGAAACAGAAACCAAACCTGGTGAATGGGTTGCGATTTCCGGAATTGGCGGATTAGGACATGTTGCCGTACAGTATGCAAAGGCAATGGGGATGCATGTCGCAGCTATAGATGTTGCAGATGATAAACTGGAGCTTGCAAAAAAGCTAGGAGCAGATCTTACAGTAAATGCAAAAACAACCGATCCGGGTACCTATTTGCATAAAGAAGTGGGTGGAATGCATGGGGCTTTGATAACAGCTGTTTCTCCAATTGCCTTTAAACAAGGAATCGATGTGCTCAGAAGAAAAGGAACTATTGCGCTGAATGGGCTTCCTCCGGGATCATTTGAATTGCCAATTTTTGAAACGGTACTAAAGAGGATTACAGTAAGAGGCTCTATTGTAGGAACAAGAAAAGATTTGCAGGAGGCATTGGACTTTGCCAATGAAGGCTTGGTAAAAGCTACAGTAACTTCAGCAAAATTGGAAGATATTAATGATGTTTTTGATAAAATGAAAAAAGGCCAGATCGACGGAAGAATAGTTCTGGATATTGCAGGAAATCAAAATTAA
- a CDS encoding aldehyde dehydrogenase family protein gives MSTTEAVLAEDKALKRPEFKAKYDNYIGGKFTAPVLGGYFDVVSPIDGKIFTKVAHSTKEDIALAVDTAYEAFKSWKNTSATERSVMLNKIADRIEQNLDYIAAVETVDNGKAVRETLAADIPLAIDHFRYFASVIRAEEGSHNELDKDTVSLIVNEPLGVVAQIIPWNFPILMAVWKLAPALAAGNCVVLKPAESTPVSIMVLMELIGDLIPDGVVNIVNGFGAELGRVLVTNPKVSKAAFTGSTATGRMVMQYATENIIPVTLELGGKSPNIFFNSVMDADDEFLDKAIEGAVLFALNQGEICTCPSRLLVQEDIYDAFIERVIDRVNKIKVGNPLDPTVMMGAQASQIQKDKILSYINLGKEEGAEVLTGGDVNNVGEGLEDGFYIQPTLFRGNNKMRIFQEEIFGPVLAVTTFKNEEEAIAIANDTIYGLGAGVWTRDAHQLYRIPRAVEAGRVWVNQYHSYPAGAPFGGYKQSGIGRENHKMMLDHYRQTKNMLISYNKNKLGFF, from the coding sequence ATGAGTACTACAGAAGCTGTGCTTGCAGAAGATAAAGCACTAAAAAGACCTGAATTCAAGGCAAAATATGATAATTATATCGGTGGGAAATTTACAGCCCCTGTATTAGGTGGATATTTCGATGTAGTTTCTCCAATAGACGGAAAGATTTTTACAAAAGTTGCACATTCCACCAAGGAAGATATAGCACTGGCAGTTGATACAGCCTATGAAGCTTTCAAATCGTGGAAAAATACATCTGCCACAGAACGAAGCGTAATGCTGAACAAAATTGCAGATCGTATAGAACAAAATCTGGATTATATTGCTGCTGTAGAAACGGTAGATAATGGTAAGGCTGTCAGAGAAACACTGGCTGCGGATATTCCGTTGGCAATTGATCATTTTAGATATTTTGCAAGCGTGATTAGAGCAGAAGAAGGATCGCATAATGAGCTGGATAAAGATACCGTTTCATTAATTGTAAATGAGCCTTTAGGAGTTGTAGCACAGATTATTCCGTGGAACTTCCCGATTCTTATGGCTGTGTGGAAATTAGCGCCGGCATTAGCAGCAGGGAACTGTGTGGTTCTAAAGCCTGCAGAAAGTACACCTGTGTCCATTATGGTTTTAATGGAACTAATCGGAGATCTTATTCCTGATGGCGTTGTAAATATTGTTAATGGCTTTGGGGCAGAGCTTGGTCGTGTATTGGTTACCAATCCTAAAGTATCTAAAGCGGCATTTACAGGATCTACAGCAACAGGCCGTATGGTTATGCAGTATGCGACAGAAAACATTATTCCTGTAACACTGGAATTAGGAGGCAAATCGCCTAATATATTCTTCAATTCGGTAATGGATGCGGATGATGAGTTTCTGGATAAAGCTATTGAAGGAGCCGTTTTATTTGCTCTTAATCAGGGTGAAATTTGTACTTGTCCGTCCAGATTACTGGTTCAGGAAGACATTTATGATGCATTTATTGAAAGAGTAATAGACCGTGTGAACAAAATTAAAGTTGGAAATCCGTTGGATCCGACTGTAATGATGGGAGCACAGGCCTCCCAGATTCAGAAAGATAAAATATTATCTTATATCAACCTCGGAAAAGAAGAAGGTGCAGAAGTCTTAACTGGTGGAGATGTGAATAATGTAGGGGAAGGTCTGGAAGATGGATTCTACATTCAGCCAACACTATTCAGGGGAAATAATAAGATGAGAATTTTTCAGGAAGAGATATTTGGACCAGTACTGGCAGTTACAACTTTTAAAAATGAAGAAGAGGCGATTGCTATTGCAAACGATACCATCTATGGACTAGGAGCAGGTGTGTGGACACGGGATGCACATCAGTTATATCGTATTCCGAGAGCTGTTGAGGCTGGTAGGGTATGGGTGAATCAGTATCATTCTTATCCGGCAGGAGCACCTTTTGGAGGATATAAACAATCCGGAATCGGAAGAGAAAATCATAAAATGATGTTAGACCATTACCGCCAGACCAAAAATATGCTGATCTCTTATAATAAAAACAAATTAGGCTTTTTTTAA
- a CDS encoding AraC family transcriptional regulator produces MENAKSMVNTLTLLQEDQLSNFIENKTTFGMQNCEFSIYETHRSASDVKLNFENLTFTGMLQGKKRMKLDGKTDYFEYLPGESVLVAPGETMIIDFPEADKTPSQCITLSFNPDFIENSLNELNFRTPKVDEASSWNISMDEFYLFNTPALALTTNNIIRIAMDDNPQKDVMADFALKELLIRLMQTQGRNLVEKCIMKSKSHIGFAIEFIKKNLHQKLTIDQIANVAYVSKSNFFKMFKEELGISPNRFILAERIKKAKELLARHESIKEVAFQTGFSDTNYFTRIFRQHEGITPKIFQDSIEIKF; encoded by the coding sequence ATGGAAAATGCAAAGTCTATGGTAAATACACTTACACTCTTACAAGAAGATCAGCTTTCTAATTTTATAGAAAATAAGACAACATTTGGTATGCAAAACTGTGAGTTCAGTATTTATGAAACCCACAGAAGTGCTTCTGATGTAAAGTTGAATTTTGAAAATCTTACTTTTACCGGAATGCTTCAGGGAAAAAAACGAATGAAACTGGACGGTAAAACAGATTATTTCGAATATCTTCCGGGGGAAAGTGTTCTGGTAGCTCCGGGTGAAACCATGATTATTGATTTTCCGGAAGCTGACAAAACACCATCTCAGTGTATTACATTAAGCTTTAATCCAGACTTTATAGAAAATTCTCTGAATGAACTTAACTTCCGCACGCCAAAAGTGGATGAGGCTTCTAGCTGGAATATTTCTATGGATGAATTCTATCTTTTTAATACTCCTGCTTTGGCACTTACAACCAATAATATTATCCGTATAGCTATGGATGACAATCCCCAAAAGGATGTTATGGCTGATTTTGCATTGAAAGAATTATTAATCCGGTTGATGCAGACACAAGGCCGAAATCTGGTTGAAAAGTGTATTATGAAAAGTAAATCCCACATTGGATTTGCTATTGAATTTATCAAAAAGAATCTGCACCAAAAACTTACAATAGATCAGATTGCAAATGTGGCCTATGTAAGCAAATCTAACTTCTTCAAAATGTTTAAAGAAGAATTGGGAATTTCACCTAACAGATTTATTCTGGCTGAGCGTATAAAAAAAGCAAAAGAGCTTCTGGCGAGACACGAAAGCATAAAAGAGGTTGCTTTCCAGACTGGTTTTTCGGACACCAATTACTTTACCCGAATTTTCCGACAGCATGAAGGAATCACTCCTAAAATATTTCAGGATTCTATAGAAATAAAATTCTAG